GCTGTTCAGCTGCAGGGAGAACGGCCCAGTACCAATTTCTCCAGTAATACATTGGGCAGACCAGAGACAGAACACAACACCCACCAAGGCTTCTCTGTCCGCACAATTGGTCTCAGGAAAGGTAGACACAACAGCCAGCCCGTGCCAGGACTTGGAGAGAACTCGTGCGCATGCCACCACACAGGTCTGCTTTTGATGGAGGACAGGAAGACAAAACTACCAGAGGGTTAAATCCAGTGACATTTCCTCTGTTATGACTTTTGTCTCTCCCCTCTCCTACTGCAAGTCTTGGTCATTGATTTGGTAACCCAAAAAAGCAATCTgttaaaacttaatttaaaaaataatggtaCAAACGtgcctgttttccttctgcagacAGCCTGTTACATTTTTGTGTGCCtggtaacagaaaaagaatCTGAAGTTGGCAAGACTTGCCAGCCTGTGAGATAAGTAACTGCTCCCCTGGCTTTCTGAATGTCAAGTGAATGAAAACCAAGGGGGTACCTACAGCAGGCTGCCAAGGCTCAGTTTCCTCCCCGCGGGCTGGCAGGATGTCTATAAACCACAGTGTTGTAATAAGTTGTACCATAGGGCAGTGCTGAAAGGTAAATACCGGCCCCTGTCCTCTACCTTATTGTTTGAGCTGCAGCCTAGACTCATCAGTCCTCATCTGAGCTATCCTCTGATTTTTCATCAGCGGCCACTTTCCAGttcttcctcttgttcttcttctcTGGTACTTCATTGTGCCTCTCTGACACAGAATTGTGacgtttctttctctttttgggAGGCCGtttatcttttttctcctcagattcactgtcctcagagctgctggtggtTGAGCTGCTTGCATGAGAAAAGTCTGTTTCCTGCCCAGAAGAGGTAGGTTCCCTGGCAGGCACTTTCTTGGTCTTTTTCTTGCGCTTGTGTTTCCCTTTCCAGGTACTTGAAGTCTCCTCTTCTGAGCGCTCAGTCTCCTGGGAAGAATCTGATGATGTTCTCCcctgctcctttttctttttctttcgcTTTTTGTGTGATcgctttttttgtttcttcttgtgtgacttctttgtttttttccgttTGTGTGACTCACGGGCAGTTTGCTTTCCCAGGTGAGATTTCTTCTTCCCATTCATAGCATTTTGTTGATCTCCTTCTTGCTGGTCGCTGTAAAAAGAA
This region of Caloenas nicobarica isolate bCalNic1 chromosome 26, bCalNic1.hap1, whole genome shotgun sequence genomic DNA includes:
- the NKAPD1 gene encoding uncharacterized protein NKAPD1 isoform X1; the encoded protein is MSRVPVGKVLLRNVIRHTGAHNKIQEETEMWKIREWEKQTEETYWRRQSRMLSDTSSSRMRSDGFDEDGYRADWKTRNSQFLDSVDDDLLRARSWNKKLYECEANMPDRWGHSGYKELYPEEFDTDSDQQEGDQQNAMNGKKKSHLGKQTARESHKRKKTKKSHKKKQKKRSHKKRKKKKKEQGRTSSDSSQETERSEEETSSTWKGKHKRKKKTKKVPAREPTSSGQETDFSHASSSTTSSSEDSESEEKKDKRPPKKRKKRHNSVSERHNEVPEKKNKRKNWKVAADEKSEDSSDED
- the NKAPD1 gene encoding uncharacterized protein NKAPD1 isoform X2 encodes the protein MRSDGFDEDGYRADWKTRNSQFLDSVDDDLLRARSWNKKLYECEANMPDRWGHSGYKELYPEEFDTDSDQQEGDQQNAMNGKKKSHLGKQTARESHKRKKTKKSHKKKQKKRSHKKRKKKKKEQGRTSSDSSQETERSEEETSSTWKGKHKRKKKTKKVPAREPTSSGQETDFSHASSSTTSSSEDSESEEKKDKRPPKKRKKRHNSVSERHNEVPEKKNKRKNWKVAADEKSEDSSDED